From Camelina sativa cultivar DH55 chromosome 7, Cs, whole genome shotgun sequence, one genomic window encodes:
- the LOC104701093 gene encoding aspartic proteinase-like codes for MISTEARNKLIHQATCFCLLAILLHPTTSTNLFRVALKKRQLELDDIRAGRMISKLKYSHSQHPSDYQSFATLGGGSSDQDHQVILKNYLNAQYYGVIAIGTPPQEFKVLFDTGSSNLWVPSSKCYLSLTCYLHPKYKSTKSKTYTKNGKPGSIKYGSGSMSGFFSEDNVKVGDLVVKNQEFIEATRERSLTYLLAKFDGLLGLGFQISVGNAVPVWYNMVDQGLVKDKVLSFWLNRDTKAEVGGEIVFGGVDHFKGNHTYVPVTRKGYWQFNMGDIFVNNNSTGFCEQGCGAIMYSGTSLIAGPTTVIAQINHAIGAKGVVSAECNEIISQYGELIWDLLVSKMPRRQVCKELGLCVFRQETGIKTVVEKERSSVLCKVCEMVVVWIHTKLKMNETKEKVFEYVYQLCESHLSPAGEAVFDCNNIENMPNVTFTIGGNHFSLTPQQYILKTRVGHTEMCISGFAGYDLPSPTGPLWIIGDVFMGAYHTVFDSGNLQIGIAEAT; via the exons TTCATCCAACAACCTCCACTAATCTGTTTCGTGTTGCTCTGAAGAAGAGACAGCTTGAGCTTGACGATATAAGAGCCGGCAGAATGATCAGTAAGCTGAAATATTCACATTCACAACATCCCTCAGATTACCAGTCTTTTGCTACTTTAGGAGGTGGTTCTAGTGACCAAGATCATCAGGTGATTCTTAAAAACTACCTGAACGCTCAATACTATGGAGTTATTGCAATTGGAACGCCTCCACAAGAATTCAAAGTTCTATTCGATACCGGAAGTTCCAATCTTTGGGTTCCATCTTCAAAATGTTACTTATCT CTGACTTGTTATCTCCATCCCAAGTACAAGTCCACCAAATCCAAAACATACACCAAGAATG GAAAGCCAGGTTCGATAAAATATGGGTCAGGGTCGATGTCTGGCTTCTTTAGCGAGGACAATGTGAAAGTTGGTGATCTTGTAGTCAAGAATCAG GAGTTTATCGAAGCTACACGCGAAAGGAGTCTCACTTATCTCCTAGCAAAGTTTGATGGTCTACTCGGGTTAGGATTTCA GATTTCAGTCGGAAATGCGGTACCAGTTTGGTACAACATGGTGGATCAAGGACTAGTGAAGGATAAAGTTTTGTCATTCTGGCTAAACCGTGATACCAAAGCTGAAGTTGGAGGTGAGATTGTGTTTGGCGGTGTTGATCACTTCAAAGGCAACCACACCTATGTCCCTGTCACTAGAAAAGGCTATTGGCAG TTTAACATGGGCGATATCTTCGTTAATAACAACTCAACTG GTTTTTGTGAGCAAGGTTGTGGTGCAATTATGTACTCAGGAACTTCACTGATTGCTGGACCAACT ACCGTGATTGCACAAATAAACCACGCAATTGGCGCTAAGGGAGTTGTAAGTGCTGAGTGCAATGAAATTATCTCTCAATATGGAGAACTGATATGGGATCTGTTAGTTTCAAAG ATGCCACGTCGTCAAGTGTGTAAAGAGCTTGGACTCTGCGTTTTCCGACAAGA GACCGGAATAAAAACAGTTGTGGAGAAAGAAAGATCATCAGTCCTATGTAAAGTTTGTGAGatggttgttgtttggattcatACAAAACTGAAAATGAATGAAACCAAAGAGAAAGTGTTTGAATACGTATACCAGCTTTGTGAGAGCCATCTCAGTCCCGCAGGCGAGGCAGTTTTCGACTGCAATAACATCGAAAACATGCCAAATGTTACATTTACAATTGGTGGCAACCACTTCTCTCTCACCCCTCAAcag tACATTCTCAAAACTCGAGTTGGTCATACTGAGATGTGCATAAGCGGGTTTGCCGGTTACGACTTGCCTTCACCGACTGGTCCTCTCTG GATTATTGGGGATGTCTTTATGGGAGCCTACCACACCGTATTCGATTCAGGCAATCTTCAAATCGGAATAGCAGAAGCTACATAA
- the LOC109125631 gene encoding UPF0057 membrane protein At1g57550: MSSFIEILCAVMLPPVGVFLRFGCGLEFWLSLLLTFLGFIPGLVYAIFVLTK; this comes from the exons ATGAGTAGCTTTATTGAAATTCTTTGTGCAGTCATGTTACCTCCTGTTGGTGTATTCCTCAGATTTGGCTGTggg TTGGAATTTTGGCTCTCTTTGCTTCTAACGTTCTTGGGTTTCATCCCTGGACTGGTATATGCTATCTTCGTTCTCACCAAGTAG